A stretch of the Sorangium aterium genome encodes the following:
- a CDS encoding carbonic anhydrase — MQLSNSRSPEAPASTRRRRATAALDPRHTLLISCFDAALPFGRMGLAADGVPCAQVRSPAHLVAPWKDNAESENASLLLSLSMRETHDVVICGHVRCAALEVLLDGERDRQAFRLLSQVPAARATIDLVRHNYVGLHRDALREVTAQENVLTQLDHLLTYPLLAQGGGPRVHAWLYDERDTSLWAYSFEESQFAHQISLR, encoded by the coding sequence ATGCAGCTCTCGAACAGCAGGTCACCCGAGGCCCCCGCCTCGACGCGGCGGCGGCGCGCAACCGCAGCGCTGGATCCCCGCCATACGCTGCTGATCTCGTGCTTCGACGCCGCGCTCCCCTTCGGACGGATGGGGCTCGCTGCCGACGGGGTGCCCTGCGCGCAGGTCCGATCGCCGGCGCACCTCGTGGCGCCCTGGAAGGACAACGCCGAGAGCGAGAATGCTTCGCTCCTGCTGTCGCTCTCGATGCGGGAGACACACGACGTCGTGATCTGCGGCCACGTCCGGTGCGCGGCGCTCGAGGTGCTCCTCGACGGGGAACGCGATCGGCAGGCCTTCAGGCTCCTGTCGCAGGTGCCCGCGGCGCGCGCCACGATCGACCTCGTGCGCCACAACTACGTCGGCCTCCACCGCGACGCCCTCCGCGAGGTGACGGCCCAGGAGAACGTGCTGACCCAGCTCGATCACCTGCTCACCTACCCGCTCCTGGCGCAGGGAGGCGGGCCGCGCGTCCACGCCTGGCTATACGACGAGCGCGACACGTCGCTCTGGGCCTACTCCTTCGAGGAGTCGCAGTTCGCGCACCAGATCTCGCTCCGGTGA
- a CDS encoding MATE family efflux transporter, producing the protein MSFSLPMLIGGFLQTTYSFINAIWVGQFLGTAALAAVTVSFPVIFTIFGVGMGMTLATNILVSQSFGARRFDELRRVVDGSTVLIYGLGLLLTALGELFTPQILRAMDTPADVFAPSVSYLRIYLLSLPFSFGMFALRSMLQGTGDSKTPLYFLLGSVALTTVLDPLLIFGRLGLPELGLNGTAWATLVSQAIALVALNLYLHARRSPIAPSWPRFGQLGPTIRKTLRIGAPAAVQQSVVALGMVVVTGIVNGFGEIATAAFGAASRIDQIAFLPAINMGMAISTLAGQNLGAGHHGRVREIFAWGCLFSGGMTLLISAVAVAFPEALLRVFITDPAVIELGVSYLHTVGACYVFFGLTFVSNGIINGAGATMVTTATTLLSLWVVRAPLAYWLSREMRNVKGVWYAIAASFVVSMITGTAYYASGRWKRALVQKAPPGEAPRQADPAQAFASEVGEA; encoded by the coding sequence GTGAGTTTCTCCCTCCCGATGCTGATCGGGGGCTTCCTTCAGACGACCTACAGCTTCATCAATGCCATCTGGGTCGGTCAGTTCCTGGGCACGGCGGCCCTGGCGGCCGTCACCGTGAGCTTCCCGGTCATCTTCACCATCTTCGGCGTCGGGATGGGGATGACCCTGGCAACGAACATCCTCGTCTCGCAGAGCTTCGGCGCCAGGCGGTTCGATGAGCTGCGGCGCGTGGTCGACGGCTCCACCGTGCTGATCTACGGCCTGGGCCTCCTGCTGACCGCCCTCGGGGAGCTCTTCACGCCCCAGATCCTCCGCGCGATGGACACGCCGGCCGACGTCTTCGCGCCGTCGGTCAGCTATCTCCGCATCTACCTGCTCTCGCTGCCGTTCAGCTTCGGCATGTTCGCGCTCCGGAGCATGCTGCAAGGCACCGGCGACTCCAAGACGCCGCTCTATTTCCTGCTCGGCTCCGTCGCGCTGACGACCGTCCTCGACCCGCTCCTCATCTTCGGGCGGCTGGGGCTGCCGGAGCTCGGCCTGAACGGGACGGCCTGGGCCACGCTCGTCTCTCAGGCCATCGCGCTCGTGGCGCTCAACCTGTACCTCCACGCCCGCAGGTCGCCGATCGCGCCGAGCTGGCCGCGCTTCGGCCAGCTCGGACCGACGATCCGAAAGACGCTCCGTATCGGCGCGCCGGCGGCCGTCCAGCAGTCGGTGGTGGCGCTGGGCATGGTCGTCGTGACGGGGATCGTGAACGGGTTCGGGGAGATCGCGACCGCAGCGTTCGGCGCGGCCTCGCGCATCGACCAGATCGCCTTCCTGCCGGCGATCAACATGGGGATGGCGATATCGACGCTCGCCGGGCAGAACCTCGGGGCGGGGCACCACGGCCGCGTGCGCGAGATCTTCGCGTGGGGTTGCCTGTTCAGCGGCGGGATGACGCTCCTCATCTCGGCGGTGGCGGTCGCGTTCCCCGAGGCGCTCCTCAGGGTGTTCATCACCGATCCGGCCGTCATCGAGCTCGGCGTGTCGTACCTGCACACGGTCGGCGCGTGCTACGTGTTCTTCGGCCTCACCTTCGTGAGCAACGGCATCATCAACGGCGCCGGCGCGACCATGGTCACGACCGCGACGACGCTGCTCAGCCTCTGGGTCGTCCGCGCCCCGCTCGCGTACTGGCTCTCGCGCGAGATGCGCAACGTGAAGGGCGTCTGGTACGCCATCGCGGCGAGCTTCGTCGTGTCGATGATCACGGGCACCGCCTACTACGCCTCGGGGCGATGGAAGCGGGCCCTTGTCCAGAAGGCGCCTCCGGGCGAGGCGCCGAGGCAGGCCGACCCCGCGCAGGCGTTTGCGAGCGAGGTCGGAGAGGCGTGA
- a CDS encoding MFS transporter, translated as MSSPPAGLSRHPDFLRLWAAQAVSAVGSRISRTALPVIAIVSLGADASGVAVLSAVSTAPGVLAGLFAGGLVDRSRKRPLLVGADLARAALILSVPIAAWTGTLTLLQLSVVAALVGMATSLFQIADNAYLPALVGQEHLVKANARLEGTEAAAEIAGPGAAGILIQALTAPVTMVVDALSYLVSAALLGRIRAAEAPAVPAGGGGDGGASLVEDLRVGLRHGLGHPVVGATFLAMGAHALLLGGAFSALYMLYLLEHLLLDTTTVGLIISVGGIGALGGSFLAGWLGRRLGAGPAMILSLFMSQAGCALIPLAAQLGRLAIPALVVHQLVGDAFLMAFMIHAVSARQSMLPLHVLGRVDATLHVLTGALLPAGTLAAGWLAGRIGVEATVWAFVIAGFAAPLLLVRPAVWRLRAA; from the coding sequence ATGTCCTCCCCGCCCGCCGGCCTGTCGCGCCACCCCGATTTCCTGCGCCTCTGGGCGGCGCAGGCCGTGAGCGCGGTGGGCAGCCGCATCAGCCGGACGGCGCTGCCCGTGATCGCCATCGTGAGCCTCGGGGCCGACGCGTCGGGCGTTGCGGTCCTCTCCGCCGTGTCCACCGCGCCGGGCGTCCTCGCGGGCCTCTTCGCGGGCGGGCTCGTCGATCGCTCGCGCAAGCGGCCGCTGCTCGTCGGCGCGGATCTCGCGCGGGCGGCGCTGATCCTCTCGGTCCCGATCGCGGCCTGGACCGGCACGCTCACCCTGCTCCAGCTCTCCGTGGTGGCCGCGCTGGTGGGCATGGCCACTTCCCTGTTTCAGATAGCCGACAACGCCTACTTGCCGGCGCTGGTGGGGCAGGAACACCTGGTCAAGGCGAACGCCAGGCTGGAGGGGACCGAGGCCGCCGCGGAGATCGCGGGCCCCGGCGCCGCGGGCATCCTGATCCAGGCGCTGACGGCGCCGGTGACGATGGTGGTGGACGCGCTTTCGTATCTCGTGTCGGCGGCGCTCCTCGGGCGCATCCGGGCGGCGGAGGCGCCGGCCGTCCCCGCGGGCGGCGGAGGCGACGGGGGCGCCTCGCTGGTCGAGGATCTCCGGGTGGGGCTGCGCCACGGCCTGGGCCACCCCGTTGTCGGGGCGACGTTCCTGGCGATGGGCGCCCACGCGCTCCTTCTCGGCGGGGCCTTCTCCGCGCTGTACATGCTCTATCTCCTGGAGCACCTGCTGCTGGACACGACCACGGTCGGGCTGATCATCAGCGTGGGCGGCATCGGCGCGCTGGGCGGCAGTTTCCTCGCGGGCTGGCTGGGCCGACGCCTCGGCGCCGGGCCGGCGATGATCCTCAGCCTGTTCATGAGTCAGGCCGGCTGCGCGCTCATCCCGCTGGCCGCGCAGCTCGGGCGGCTCGCGATCCCTGCCCTCGTTGTGCACCAGCTCGTCGGGGACGCGTTCCTCATGGCCTTCATGATCCACGCGGTGAGCGCCCGGCAATCCATGCTGCCGTTGCACGTGCTCGGCCGGGTCGACGCCACGCTCCACGTGCTCACCGGGGCGCTCTTGCCGGCGGGAACGCTGGCAGCCGGCTGGCTCGCGGGGCGGATCGGCGTGGAGGCGACGGTCTGGGCGTTCGTCATCGCGGGGTTCGCAGCGCCGCTCCTGCTGGTGCGGCCCGCGGTCTGGCGGCTGCGGGCGGCGTGA
- a CDS encoding hybrid sensor histidine kinase/response regulator: protein MHAEPASERVGRLVALNAVLTVVARHSNLLLPRPFEELAAAVGRFAAFQLLAVVFPEPEGGLRAYAVFRGDALAAAPFGVRLPAPAALFRRVFAEGEPFSCDDNRAGNALAQMGAGEGCLSYVALPVRAAPPGAEPGHPARSGPAGAGAGGFGSPIIAALVVGYGDAGAAASAPIPLLEEIADALGAGLDRSLRVVAGEREAAERLLRIRELEEQHRNLLDNAPLIIFRLDPESGELSFLNRHAERLLGVPVTEALKTPGFLGEAHADPEGVMCFEDAVARAKLGAPSASYEARLRRRGGDAITARGTVYPLVSDRGRVVAIEGVLADVSTEHAARTRLIQVDRLSTLGTLAAGVAHEINNPAAFILLGLDMLDRLLRGPNVRMEGSAASSASELVKELRDSIKRIVDIVRDLKLFASPPQPEGSRRTLTDANRTVESALSLTRGQIIERAQIVKNLSEVPPILMDDGRLGQVIVNLLVNAAQAIPKPSSKHEARDQTVTVETRSDGETVEIVVSDTGAGIAEENLPRIWAPFFTTKGPEVGTGLGLSISREIIERAGGQITAESPVPGRVPPGGARFIISLPAAGRTDEATPSVSPVPRLVSKRVRVLVVEDEASLARALSDQLGRVHEVALAPSADAAMGMLAGGQRFDVVLCDLRMPGMSGDVFYTRIRESDPVLAQGFIFMTGVGFGADVERFLASSGRPLLEKPFSAEDALSAIAEVVSANSAPRAEARDSSR, encoded by the coding sequence ATGCACGCTGAGCCTGCGAGCGAGAGGGTTGGCCGCCTCGTCGCGCTGAACGCCGTCCTCACCGTCGTGGCCCGCCACTCGAACCTGCTCCTGCCGAGGCCGTTCGAGGAGCTCGCCGCGGCCGTCGGCCGGTTCGCCGCGTTCCAGCTGCTCGCGGTGGTGTTCCCGGAGCCGGAGGGCGGGCTCCGCGCGTACGCGGTCTTCCGCGGCGACGCGCTCGCCGCCGCCCCGTTCGGCGTGCGCCTGCCGGCGCCCGCGGCGCTCTTCCGGCGGGTGTTCGCCGAGGGCGAGCCGTTCTCCTGCGACGACAACCGCGCGGGGAACGCGCTGGCCCAGATGGGGGCCGGCGAGGGGTGTCTCTCGTACGTCGCGCTCCCGGTGCGGGCCGCGCCTCCGGGCGCCGAGCCCGGCCACCCCGCGCGCTCCGGGCCGGCCGGCGCCGGGGCCGGCGGCTTCGGCTCCCCGATCATCGCGGCGCTCGTCGTCGGCTACGGAGACGCCGGCGCGGCGGCCTCGGCGCCGATCCCGCTCCTCGAGGAGATCGCCGACGCGCTCGGCGCCGGCCTGGATCGCTCGCTGCGCGTCGTCGCCGGGGAGCGCGAGGCCGCCGAGCGGCTGCTCAGGATCCGCGAGCTCGAGGAGCAGCACAGGAACCTCCTCGACAACGCGCCGCTCATCATCTTCCGGCTCGACCCCGAGTCCGGCGAGCTCTCGTTCCTGAACCGGCACGCCGAGCGGCTCCTCGGCGTGCCGGTGACCGAGGCGCTCAAGACGCCGGGCTTCCTCGGGGAGGCGCACGCCGATCCCGAGGGCGTGATGTGCTTCGAGGACGCCGTCGCGCGGGCCAAGCTCGGGGCCCCGTCGGCCTCCTACGAGGCGCGCCTACGGCGGCGGGGCGGCGACGCGATCACCGCGCGCGGCACGGTGTACCCGCTCGTCTCGGATCGCGGCCGCGTGGTGGCGATCGAGGGCGTCCTCGCGGACGTGAGCACCGAGCACGCGGCGCGCACGCGGCTCATCCAGGTCGATCGCCTCTCGACGCTCGGCACGCTCGCGGCCGGCGTGGCGCACGAGATCAACAACCCCGCGGCGTTCATCCTGCTCGGCCTGGACATGCTCGACCGCCTCCTGCGCGGCCCGAACGTGCGCATGGAGGGCAGCGCCGCCTCCAGCGCGTCGGAGCTCGTGAAGGAGCTGCGCGACTCGATCAAGCGCATCGTCGACATCGTCCGCGATCTCAAGCTGTTCGCGAGCCCGCCGCAGCCCGAGGGCTCGCGGCGCACGCTGACGGACGCGAACCGCACGGTCGAGTCCGCGCTGAGCCTCACGCGCGGCCAGATCATCGAGCGGGCGCAGATCGTGAAGAACCTCTCCGAGGTGCCGCCGATCCTCATGGATGACGGCCGGCTCGGCCAGGTCATCGTGAACCTCCTCGTCAACGCGGCCCAGGCGATCCCGAAGCCGAGCTCGAAGCACGAGGCCCGCGATCAGACGGTGACGGTCGAGACGCGGAGCGACGGGGAGACGGTCGAGATCGTGGTGAGCGACACCGGCGCCGGCATCGCGGAGGAGAACCTGCCGCGCATCTGGGCGCCCTTCTTCACGACGAAGGGCCCGGAGGTCGGCACGGGGCTCGGGCTGTCGATCAGCCGCGAGATCATCGAGCGCGCGGGCGGGCAGATCACGGCGGAGAGTCCGGTCCCTGGGCGCGTCCCGCCGGGCGGCGCGCGCTTCATCATCTCGCTGCCCGCGGCGGGGCGGACGGACGAGGCGACGCCGAGCGTCTCGCCGGTGCCGCGGCTCGTCTCGAAGCGGGTGCGCGTGCTCGTGGTGGAGGACGAGGCGTCGCTCGCCCGCGCCCTGTCCGATCAGCTGGGCCGCGTGCACGAGGTGGCGCTCGCGCCCAGCGCCGACGCCGCGATGGGGATGCTCGCGGGCGGGCAGCGCTTCGACGTCGTGCTCTGCGATCTGCGCATGCCCGGCATGTCGGGCGACGTCTTCTACACGCGGATCCGCGAGAGCGATCCTGTGCTGGCGCAGGGCTTCATCTTCATGACCGGCGTGGGCTTCGGCGCGGACGTCGAGCGGTTCCTCGCCTCGTCGGGCCGCCCGCTCCTGGAGAAGCCGTTCTCCGCCGAGGACGCGCTCTCCGCGATCGCCGAGGTCGTCTCCGCGAACTCCGCGCCCCGCGCGGAGGCGCGCGACAGCAGCAGGTAG
- a CDS encoding nSTAND1 domain-containing NTPase produces the protein MSRETLAPGTVFQGRYEILSCCRASGRTVVYRGRRIRGGRPIVLQILRLPRDGDGGHHSRRSASRFLREMRSGTRLQHSPIIRPVDWGHAGEGQLYTVFELMPGHTLREVMPAPDDPRQPALGATLPQATRELEEAPHRDAEAQEQRQPDRPGWSGIRGEPTETTLALAGLAPTEASAGATPEERAREAAAPPVHVAHDEHAAATVGGATVGGATPTGSDPGSAVPDVGGMIKHYEIIRKLGRGGMGIVYLARDTKLGRLVAIKLLLEFSGQGNERFLDEARATARCRHENIVVIHEVDEIRGHPYLVLEYIKGRTLSEWLAQREHPSAPGPLAAIGPSGPMSPGQVVELMIPVIRALVCAHELGIVHRDLKPENILIDDTGSIKVLDFGIAKQLDVRVMSTLTGAQATLARGRGDGHRSGLIGTPAYMSPEQLLGGDVDPRSDLWAVGILLYTLLVGVHPLDPFSVARLADIVKLDLPMPRVAARRPDVGALGDLVDRCLKKRKHERIGSAKELLAELEALLPGRKALELGDDESPFAGLSAFQESDAARFFGRDRQIAATTTRLRYQPLLTVVGPSGAGKSSFVRAGVIPALKRSSERWETFIVRPGRRPLSALVDVLAQVAEAEAASSGSGAAELADHDGIVATLRAQPGHLGARLRARCRREGTRHHALLFVDQFEELYTLGASREERAAFVACLEGVADDASSPLRVLLAVRSDFLDRMADDHDFVIDVTRGLSLLPPMGRDGLRDALTRPLEAAGHRFETAEMVGEMLGTLESTRSPLPLLQFTAAKLWEARDREHRLLTRDSYERLGGVAGALSAHADAVLLALPAREHRLARAVLVRLVTPERTRAVVSLEELHGVAQNGEGPAGEAIDQVVQHLAGARLLLIETGGEREGTTVELVHESLIERWPKLRQWLAEGEQDAQFLARLRASAQQWEASGRAEGLLWRDRAAQDARAWYERRRAAQGADGRAGLGKREERYLLAVVELAERARRLRRQLAMGVIATLSAFAVMVSYLAIRAQADAQLARNATRMAAARELQSDPTTVLALVREVEPPEVPRGWATLARWALHSWVARVVLTHPDFVIRAAFSPDGKRIATICADRAVRVWNADGTGEPLVFRGHEGPINSVAFSPDGERIVTASEDRTARVWSAEGTGEPLVLRGHEEGLYSAAFSPDGGRIVTSSFDRTARVWKADGTGELLVLRGHAEPVYFAAFSRDGGRIVTSSFDRTARVWKADGTGQPVVLPGHEDAVYSAAFSPDGKRVVTASWDKTARVWNADGTGEPRILRGHEDVVYSAAFSPDGERIVTASWDKTARVWNADGTGEPRILRGHQDRVYSAAFSADGRRIVTASYDKTARVWNAESTGEPLSFRGHEDAIYAAAFSPDGERVVTGSWDKTARVWKADGSGAPVILRGHEDAVFSASFSPDGRRVVTASDDKTARVWNADGSGEVLVLRGHDNRVRSAAFSPDGKRIVTASWDKTARVWNADGSGEPVTLRGHADRVRSAAFSPDGKRVVTASYDNTARVWNADGTGEPVVLRGHDRWVVSAAFSHDGKRVVTASWDKTARVWNADGTGMPVVLRGHEHWVNAAAFSPDGKYVVTASDDRTTRIWNADGTGEPLVLRGSDAPVNAVAYSPDGKRIVTGSDDDVARVWTDLEPLRGVDDPKLWTATTYCMPVERRIELLRVPESAARASQEACLRQVAAVRADAPGGQADSGGRLGSTAGR, from the coding sequence ATGAGCCGCGAGACCCTCGCGCCAGGGACGGTGTTCCAGGGTCGCTATGAGATCCTGTCCTGCTGCCGAGCGAGCGGCCGAACGGTCGTTTACAGGGGCCGGCGCATCAGGGGCGGTCGGCCGATCGTCCTCCAGATCCTCCGCCTGCCTCGGGATGGAGACGGCGGGCACCACTCGCGGCGCTCCGCCTCGCGGTTCCTGCGGGAGATGCGCTCTGGCACACGGCTCCAGCACTCCCCGATCATCCGGCCCGTCGACTGGGGGCACGCCGGCGAGGGGCAGCTCTATACCGTCTTCGAGCTCATGCCGGGACACACCCTGCGGGAGGTGATGCCCGCGCCGGACGACCCGCGGCAGCCCGCGCTCGGCGCGACCCTGCCGCAGGCGACGCGCGAGCTCGAGGAGGCGCCGCACCGCGACGCCGAGGCCCAGGAGCAGAGACAGCCGGACCGACCGGGATGGAGCGGAATCCGTGGCGAGCCGACCGAGACGACGCTCGCGCTCGCCGGCCTGGCGCCCACGGAGGCGTCGGCCGGCGCGACGCCCGAGGAGCGAGCGCGCGAGGCCGCAGCTCCGCCGGTACACGTCGCGCACGACGAGCACGCCGCAGCCACGGTGGGGGGAGCGACGGTGGGGGGAGCAACGCCGACGGGGAGCGATCCGGGCTCCGCGGTGCCGGACGTCGGCGGGATGATCAAGCACTACGAGATCATCCGCAAGCTGGGCCGGGGAGGCATGGGGATCGTGTACCTGGCCAGGGACACGAAGCTCGGGCGCCTCGTCGCGATCAAGCTGCTGCTCGAGTTCAGCGGGCAGGGGAACGAGCGCTTCCTGGACGAGGCGCGGGCCACGGCGCGCTGCCGTCACGAGAACATCGTGGTGATCCACGAGGTGGACGAGATCCGCGGCCACCCGTACCTGGTGCTCGAGTACATCAAGGGCCGCACGCTCAGCGAATGGCTGGCCCAGCGCGAGCACCCGAGCGCGCCAGGGCCGCTCGCCGCGATAGGGCCGTCTGGCCCGATGTCGCCCGGCCAGGTGGTCGAGCTGATGATCCCCGTGATCCGCGCGCTGGTCTGCGCGCACGAGCTCGGGATCGTGCACCGCGATCTCAAGCCCGAGAACATCCTCATCGACGACACGGGGAGCATCAAGGTGCTCGACTTCGGGATCGCGAAGCAGCTCGACGTCAGGGTGATGTCGACGCTCACGGGCGCGCAGGCGACGCTCGCGCGAGGCCGCGGCGATGGCCACCGGAGCGGGCTCATCGGCACGCCGGCGTACATGTCGCCGGAGCAATTGCTGGGCGGGGACGTCGATCCTCGCAGCGACCTCTGGGCCGTGGGCATCCTCCTGTACACGCTGCTCGTGGGGGTGCACCCGCTCGATCCGTTCTCGGTCGCGCGGCTCGCCGACATCGTGAAGCTCGATCTCCCGATGCCGCGCGTGGCCGCGCGGCGCCCGGACGTGGGCGCGCTCGGCGACCTGGTCGATCGCTGCTTGAAGAAGCGCAAGCACGAGCGCATCGGCTCGGCCAAGGAGCTGCTCGCGGAGCTGGAGGCGCTGCTGCCCGGTCGAAAGGCGCTCGAGCTGGGCGACGACGAGAGCCCTTTCGCAGGGCTGTCCGCGTTCCAGGAGTCGGACGCGGCGCGCTTCTTCGGCCGCGATCGCCAGATCGCCGCCACGACGACGCGGCTGCGCTACCAGCCGCTCCTCACGGTCGTCGGCCCGTCGGGGGCGGGCAAGTCGTCGTTCGTGCGCGCGGGGGTGATCCCGGCGTTGAAGCGCTCCAGCGAGCGGTGGGAGACGTTCATCGTGCGGCCGGGGCGCCGGCCGCTGTCGGCGCTCGTCGATGTGCTCGCGCAGGTGGCCGAGGCCGAGGCGGCCAGCTCGGGGTCCGGAGCGGCCGAGCTCGCCGACCACGACGGGATCGTCGCCACGCTGCGCGCGCAGCCGGGGCACCTGGGCGCTCGGCTGCGCGCGCGCTGCCGCCGTGAGGGGACGAGGCACCACGCCCTGCTCTTCGTCGATCAGTTCGAGGAGCTGTACACGCTCGGCGCCAGCCGCGAGGAGCGGGCCGCGTTCGTGGCCTGCCTGGAAGGCGTGGCCGACGACGCGTCATCGCCCCTCCGCGTGCTGCTCGCGGTCCGCTCCGATTTCCTCGATCGCATGGCCGATGATCACGACTTCGTGATCGACGTGACGCGCGGCCTGTCGCTGCTGCCGCCGATGGGGCGCGACGGCCTGCGCGACGCGCTGACGAGGCCGCTGGAGGCGGCCGGTCATCGCTTCGAGACGGCCGAGATGGTCGGGGAGATGCTGGGGACGCTCGAGAGTACGCGCAGCCCGCTGCCGCTCTTGCAGTTCACGGCCGCGAAGCTGTGGGAGGCGCGGGATCGCGAGCACCGGCTGCTGACGCGAGACAGCTACGAGAGGCTGGGCGGCGTGGCCGGCGCCCTGTCCGCGCACGCGGACGCGGTGCTCTTGGCGCTGCCGGCGCGTGAGCATCGGCTGGCCCGGGCGGTGCTGGTGCGCCTCGTCACGCCCGAGCGCACGCGCGCCGTGGTCAGCCTGGAGGAGCTCCATGGGGTGGCGCAGAACGGCGAGGGGCCTGCGGGCGAGGCGATCGATCAGGTGGTCCAGCACCTGGCCGGCGCGCGGCTGCTGCTGATCGAGACCGGGGGCGAGCGGGAGGGCACGACGGTGGAGCTCGTGCACGAGTCGCTGATCGAGCGGTGGCCCAAGCTCCGGCAGTGGCTCGCCGAGGGCGAGCAAGACGCGCAGTTCCTGGCCCGGCTGCGCGCCTCGGCGCAGCAGTGGGAGGCGAGCGGCCGGGCCGAGGGGCTGCTCTGGCGCGACCGCGCGGCCCAGGACGCGAGGGCGTGGTACGAGCGCCGGCGCGCCGCGCAGGGCGCCGACGGGCGAGCGGGGCTGGGCAAGCGCGAGGAGCGCTATCTCCTGGCCGTGGTGGAGCTCGCCGAGCGCGCGCGGCGCTTGCGGCGGCAGCTCGCGATGGGCGTGATCGCGACGCTCAGCGCGTTCGCGGTCATGGTGTCGTACCTGGCGATCCGCGCGCAGGCGGACGCGCAGCTGGCGCGCAACGCCACCCGCATGGCCGCGGCGCGCGAGCTGCAATCCGATCCGACGACGGTGCTGGCGCTCGTGCGGGAGGTCGAGCCGCCCGAGGTGCCGCGCGGGTGGGCCACCCTCGCGCGCTGGGCGCTGCACAGCTGGGTCGCGCGCGTGGTGCTCACCCATCCGGATTTCGTCATCCGCGCGGCGTTCAGCCCCGACGGCAAGCGCATCGCGACGATCTGCGCGGACAGGGCCGTGCGCGTGTGGAACGCCGATGGCACGGGCGAGCCGCTGGTCTTTCGTGGCCACGAGGGGCCGATCAACTCGGTGGCGTTCAGCCCCGACGGCGAGCGCATCGTGACGGCGTCGGAGGACAGGACAGCGCGGGTGTGGAGCGCCGAGGGGACGGGCGAGCCGCTCGTCCTCCGCGGTCACGAGGAGGGGCTCTATTCGGCGGCGTTCAGCCCCGACGGCGGTCGCATCGTGACGTCGTCGTTCGACAGGACCGCGCGGGTGTGGAAGGCGGATGGCACGGGCGAGCTCCTCGTCCTGCGGGGTCACGCGGAGCCGGTCTATTTCGCGGCGTTCAGCCGCGACGGCGGCCGCATCGTGACGTCGTCGTTCGACAGGACGGCGCGGGTGTGGAAGGCGGATGGCACGGGCCAGCCGGTGGTCCTGCCCGGTCACGAGGATGCCGTCTACTCCGCGGCGTTCAGCCCGGATGGCAAGCGCGTCGTCACGGCGTCGTGGGACAAGACGGCGCGGGTGTGGAACGCCGACGGTACGGGCGAGCCGCGGATCCTGCGCGGTCACGAGGATGTCGTCTACTCCGCGGCGTTCAGCCCCGATGGCGAGCGGATCGTCACGGCGTCGTGGGACAAGACGGCGCGGGTGTGGAACGCCGACGGCACGGGCGAGCCGCGGATCCTGCGTGGCCACCAGGATCGGGTCTACTCGGCGGCGTTCAGCGCCGACGGCAGGCGCATCGTCACGGCGTCCTATGACAAGACGGCGCGGGTGTGGAACGCCGAGAGCACGGGTGAGCCCCTCAGCTTCCGTGGGCACGAGGATGCGATCTACGCTGCGGCGTTCAGCCCGGATGGCGAGCGCGTCGTCACGGGGTCATGGGACAAGACGGCGCGCGTGTGGAAGGCCGACGGCTCGGGAGCGCCCGTGATCCTCCGTGGGCACGAGGATGCGGTGTTCTCTGCGTCGTTCAGCCCCGATGGCAGGCGCGTCGTCACCGCGTCCGACGACAAGACAGCGCGGGTGTGGAACGCCGACGGCTCGGGAGAGGTGCTGGTGCTCCGCGGTCACGACAACAGGGTTCGCTCTGCGGCGTTCAGCCCTGACGGCAAGCGCATCGTCACGGCGTCATGGGACAAGACGGCGCGCGTGTGGAACGCCGACGGGTCTGGAGAGCCCGTGACGCTCCGTGGTCACGCGGACCGGGTGCGTTCGGCGGCGTTCAGCCCCGACGGCAAGCGCGTCGTCACCGCCTCGTATGACAACACGGCGCGTGTGTGGAACGCCGATGGCACGGGCGAGCCGGTGGTCCTGCGAGGGCACGATCGCTGGGTCGTATCGGCGGCGTTCAGCCATGATGGCAAGCGCGTCGTCACGGCGTCGTGGGACAAGACGGCGCGTGTGTGGAACGCCGACGGCACAGGCATGCCCGTGGTCCTGCGCGGTCACGAGCACTGGGTCAATGCTGCGGCGTTCAGCCCCGACGGCAAGTATGTCGTCACCGCGTCCGACGACAGGACGACGCGGATATGGAATGCCGACGGCACGGGCGAGCCTCTCGTGCTGCGCGGGTCCGACGCGCCCGTCAACGCCGTGGCGTACAGCCCCGATGGCAAGCGCATCGTCACCGGGTCCGACGACGATGTCGCGCGGGTGTGGACCGACCTCGAGCCGCTCCGCGGCGTCGATGACCCGAAGCTGTGGACGGCGACGACCTACTGCATGCCCGTCGAGCGGAGGATCGAGCTCCTTCGTGTGCCCGAATCCGCCGCCCGGGCGAGCCAGGAGGCCTGTCTGCGGCAGGTCGCCGCGGTCCGCGCGGACGCGCCGGGAGGTCAGGCGGATTCGGGAGGCCGGCTCGGCAGCACGGCCGGCCGATGA